The sequence below is a genomic window from Planctomycetia bacterium.
AAAAAGACGTCCATCCGGAAGTCGTTGCGGCTGCTGTGGCCGCTGCGAAACTCCGGTTCGATAACAAGAACTGCCGTTTCGAACCGCACGTCACTTCGATCTGGTTTGCGAAGCAGGCCTTGGAGTTGCATAACTCCGACGACGTCGGGCACAACAGCAACATGGCCCCGCTCGGCGACAAGGCCGTCAATCCCTTGCTGCCGAAGGACGCCACGCTCGATTACACGTTCAAGAAGAAACAAAACCTGCCGGTGCCCGTGAGCTGCAACATCCATCCGTGGATGAAGGGTTACGTCGTCGTGCGCGACAATCCCTACACGGTCGTCACACCGGTCGACGGCAAGATCGAATTGAAGAACATCCCAGCCGGCAAACACGAGTTCGGCATCTGGCACGAGAAGTGTGGCTGGGTCGACACCAAGGCCTGGCCGAAGGGCAAGTTCGACCTGGAAATCAAGGCAGGCGAAAACGACCTCGGCGTCGTGAAGCTCGACGCGAAGTTGTTCAGCAAGAAGTAGACCACCCGGCATTCACGGCCCGAGGCGCGGCGCGCCTCGGGCATTTGATATCTTTCTCAGACGTTGATGGTATGAGCTTTTCGAAAACAACTCTCGGCGTCTTGTTGACGCTGCTGGTCTGCGTCGCTGGCTGCGAGCGCCGCGTGACGCTTAACCCCGCGGTGAACTTCGACGATCCCGAAGTGGCGAAGATCGTCACGGCGATTCGCGAAGGGGGCGAAGGTTCCGGGAGCGAAGAAGCCGGCGAAACTGCGGCCACCGGCACGGGCTGGGGCGGGCTGAAAGGACGCTTTCTTATCGACGGCGCTGCGCCGGCGATCGGTCGCATTAGCACCGGCGGCAAAGACGCCGACATGTGCGGCGACAGCGTGCCGGATCTGTCCTTCGTGGTGGATCCGTCCAGCAAGGGAATCAGCAACGTCGTGGTATTCGCGCGGAAAGTCAGTCGCGTCAAAGATCCTGCAACTCCCACGACGGAAGCGCTGTTCGATCAAAAGGGTTGCGTATTCTTGACGCATGTGTTGACGGCCAGAACCGGTCAGCCCGTCAAGGTGCTCAACAGCGATCCCAAAGCTCACAACACCGCGGGTAGTCCGCCGGGCGATGCGAACTTCAATCCGCAACTGCCGGGCGGGGGCTCGACGACGGTTTCATTCAAGAAATCTCAAAACGCGCCATTTCCGGTGACGTGCAGCATTCACCCCTGGATGAAGGGGTATATGTTCGCACGGGCCGACGGCTATGTCGCAGTCAGTGGGCCGGACGGTGCGTTCGAAATCAAGGATCTGCCCGCAGGCGAAAACATTGAGTTCATGGTCTGGCACGAACGCGTGGGCGGCGGTTCCGGCGGCGGGCTCGTGGCGAAGAGCGGTTGGAACGGCGGGCGATTTAAACTCACCATTCCGGCGGATGGCTTGGAAGACCTGGGCGACATCGCGGTTCCAGAATCAGCGTTTAAGTAGTTCAGTACAAAGCACACTAGCCCGACGCGCAAGCGAGGGAACATCGACGTCGCAGCGAAGCGACGGTGTTACTCGAGGCGACCGTTGGTCAGTGTAATTCATTCGAGGTAGTTGGCATGTCGGGGCGATCCCCAATGAATCAATCACACGAACCTGAGCAAGGTGCGGCGCGCCGGCTGGCGATGCTGTGCTGCCTCTTCGCCGCGTTGGGCTGCACGAAGGCGGACCCGGCGCAGTTCAAACTGAACATGGAGGGACTCGATCCGGCGGAGTTCACCGCTTCCGGTCGCACGGACGAAGCGCTCACGGAACGCGTTGCCGCAACGGAAAAAGAAATCGCCGACCTGCAAGCGTCGGATCCTGAGTCGAGCCGCATCGAATCGCTCGAAGAGCAACTCTCCGGTTTGCAAAACGAGCAGACCAACAACGCGAAGGCGAAAGGGCTCGTTGATATCAAAATCGCGCTCAACGCACTGTTTGGGACGCCGGACGAACCGTTCGTGGTCAAGGAACTACAAACGCAGCCGGACAATCCGGATGTCGGCTTTGACGTGGCGAAGTTGCGCCGCGCCGCCGGACCGGTCAGCAGCCTGGAAGATGGCACGCAGATCGGCCTGTATCGGCAACACTGCGTTCATTGCCACGGCGTCACCGGCGATGGCGTCGGCCCCACGGCGGCCTTCCTGGCGCCGTACCCTCGCGATTTCCGCAAAGGCGTGTTCAAGTTCACGTCGACGAACGAATCGGCCAAGCCCACCAAGGAAGACTTGAAACGGACGCTCAAGCAAGGTATTGCGGGCACTGCGATGCCGAGTTTCGCGCTGTTGCCGGAGGCCGATCTCGACGCGCTCGTGGAGTATGTGAAGTACCTGTCGCTCCGTGGCGAGATGGAGGCGGCGCTCTTCGAGTTGGTCAAGGCCGGCGATGAAGTGCCGATGACGCACGAGGATTTGCTCGGCGAGTTGCAGCCGTACTCGGAAATGTGGGACACTGCGGCTGCGGAAATCATCACGCCCGAGG
It includes:
- a CDS encoding cytochrome c, coding for MNQSHEPEQGAARRLAMLCCLFAALGCTKADPAQFKLNMEGLDPAEFTASGRTDEALTERVAATEKEIADLQASDPESSRIESLEEQLSGLQNEQTNNAKAKGLVDIKIALNALFGTPDEPFVVKELQTQPDNPDVGFDVAKLRRAAGPVSSLEDGTQIGLYRQHCVHCHGVTGDGVGPTAAFLAPYPRDFRKGVFKFTSTNESAKPTKEDLKRTLKQGIAGTAMPSFALLPEADLDALVEYVKYLSLRGEMEAALFELVKAGDEVPMTHEDLLGELQPYSEMWDTAAAEIITPEAPPELDEAGFLASIEEGRKLYQDAKAQCVQCHGPTGLGDGAEKRFDVWNEGKTDANLAFFTLPKQPLMPRNLRTGVYRGGRRPVDLYRRIQAGIKGAQMPSMGQTPAKPSGLTPTEIWSLVHYVQSLPYEAISETGATQQSVQRDLN